One Clostridium sp. CM027 genomic window carries:
- a CDS encoding 2-hydroxyacyl-CoA dehydratase, with the protein MKKIGLTTTVPVEVLIAAGYTPVDLNNVFITSKDYLKYIDIAEKDGFPKSLCTWIKGIYGACLANGIKEIIGVVEGDCSNTKALIEVLTLKGIKVYPFSFPHSHKLDDVEHEINKFMSIFNVTIEEVEVVRKRLNEIRALAKTIDELTHIHNKVTGFENHLYQVSLSDFNGDIDAFEVELKKSICYIKNKKPVIRKLRLGYIGVPPMTCDIYEFVEKFNANFVYNEVQREFAFPRADKSLNIFQQYYDYTYPYDTDFRIKELQTQIDERKLDGIIHYTQAFCYRAVENIILKEKLDIPILNIEGDKLNILDARTKLRLEAFLDMLLDLKEAEKCEC; encoded by the coding sequence ATGAAGAAAATAGGCTTAACAACTACCGTACCTGTAGAGGTTCTAATTGCGGCGGGTTATACCCCTGTAGATTTAAATAATGTTTTTATAACCTCTAAGGACTATTTGAAATATATAGACATTGCAGAAAAAGATGGCTTTCCTAAAAGCTTGTGCACTTGGATAAAGGGAATTTATGGAGCGTGCTTAGCAAACGGCATCAAAGAGATAATCGGAGTTGTGGAGGGCGACTGTTCTAATACCAAAGCCCTTATTGAAGTGCTTACGTTAAAAGGAATAAAAGTTTATCCCTTTTCCTTTCCACACAGTCACAAATTAGATGATGTAGAACACGAAATAAATAAATTTATGAGTATCTTTAATGTAACAATTGAAGAAGTTGAAGTAGTTAGAAAAAGGCTAAATGAAATTAGAGCCTTAGCTAAAACAATTGATGAACTAACACATATCCATAATAAGGTAACTGGTTTTGAAAATCATCTATATCAAGTAAGCTTAAGTGATTTTAATGGAGATATAGATGCCTTTGAAGTCGAACTTAAAAAATCTATTTGTTATATTAAAAATAAAAAACCAGTAATTAGAAAACTACGACTTGGATATATAGGGGTTCCTCCCATGACTTGCGATATCTATGAATTTGTTGAGAAGTTTAATGCTAATTTTGTATACAATGAAGTTCAAAGAGAATTTGCTTTTCCAAGAGCAGATAAATCACTAAATATATTTCAGCAATATTATGACTACACTTATCCTTATGATACTGACTTTAGGATCAAAGAGTTACAAACGCAAATTGACGAACGTAAACTAGATGGAATAATTCACTACACTCAAGCCTTTTGCTATAGAGCAGTCGAAAATATTATTTTAAAAGAAAAACTAGATATACCCATATTAAATATCGAAGGTGACAAGTTAAATATCTTAGATGCAAGAACAAAACTTAGGTTAGAAGCCTTTCTTGATATGCTACTAGATTTGAAGGAGGCTGAAAAATGCGAGTGTTAG
- the queD gene encoding 6-carboxytetrahydropterin synthase QueD, which produces MYILKTEHSFDSAHFLSGYKGKCSNIHGHRWKVEVYVQSETLAQGGQLDGMIIDFGDLKKDVKDMVDSYDHALIVQEDTMRSETLNCLKQDGFNVILVDFRPTAENFASFFFELMKDKGYLVKKTTVYETPTNSASYEESGAR; this is translated from the coding sequence ATGTATATTTTAAAGACAGAACACAGCTTTGACAGTGCACATTTTCTTTCTGGTTATAAAGGAAAGTGTTCAAATATTCACGGACATAGATGGAAAGTTGAAGTTTACGTTCAATCAGAAACCTTGGCACAAGGCGGACAACTTGACGGCATGATAATAGATTTTGGTGATCTAAAAAAAGATGTTAAAGATATGGTAGATTCTTATGACCATGCCTTAATAGTGCAAGAAGATACCATGAGAAGCGAAACCTTAAATTGTCTAAAGCAAGATGGCTTTAATGTAATTCTGGTTGATTTTAGACCAACAGCTGAAAACTTTGCATCATTTTTTTTTGAACTAATGAAAGATAAAGGTTATCTTGTAAAAAAAACTACGGTTTATGAAACGCCTACTAATAGTGCATCATATGAAGAAAGCGGGGCACGTTAA
- a CDS encoding GNAT family N-acetyltransferase has product MDNYHHTISIKLELNEEEYEAIKSLEAACYEKQKINLKLELGLKMRQRKKNVKNKIVGEFLYYENEILVGYLGLCNFGGATVEISGMVHPNFRRKGIFKKLYLIAKEEWQRICPQEVLMICDHTSVSGLAFINSIGAEYGCSEYKMCLNKKVLEATPSNVIKLRLASTSEDAVEIDRQSSIYFGTPKKDAHDKEDKMDMEKPSINVDDNFISYMAELNGEIIGKIHICINDNEGFIYGVGVIPDFRRKGYGREILNSALNILNNKNVDNIFIEVSRSNKNALGLYESCGFEEISVMDYYVVY; this is encoded by the coding sequence ATGGATAATTATCATCATACAATTTCTATAAAGTTGGAATTAAATGAAGAAGAATATGAAGCTATTAAAAGTTTGGAAGCTGCTTGCTATGAAAAACAAAAAATTAATTTGAAATTAGAACTTGGTCTTAAAATGCGCCAAAGAAAAAAAAATGTAAAAAATAAAATTGTTGGAGAGTTCCTATATTATGAAAATGAAATTCTAGTAGGTTATTTAGGCTTATGCAATTTCGGAGGAGCTACAGTAGAAATAAGCGGTATGGTACACCCTAATTTTCGTAGAAAAGGAATCTTTAAAAAACTATATTTAATTGCTAAGGAAGAATGGCAAAGAATATGTCCTCAAGAGGTGTTAATGATATGTGACCATACATCGGTTTCGGGCCTTGCATTTATTAACTCCATTGGAGCAGAATATGGTTGTTCAGAGTATAAAATGTGCTTAAATAAGAAAGTATTAGAGGCTACTCCTAGCAATGTAATTAAACTTAGATTGGCATCAACAAGTGAAGACGCGGTTGAAATTGATAGGCAAAGTTCTATTTATTTTGGAACTCCTAAAAAAGATGCTCATGATAAAGAGGATAAAATGGACATGGAAAAACCGTCAATTAATGTGGATGATAATTTTATTAGTTATATGGCTGAGCTTAATGGGGAAATTATAGGTAAAATTCATATTTGTATAAATGATAATGAGGGGTTTATTTATGGAGTTGGAGTAATTCCAGATTTTCGAAGAAAGGGATATGGACGAGAAATTTTAAATTCTGCCCTTAATATATTAAATAATAAAAATGTAGATAATATTTTTATTGAAGTTTCTAGGTCAAATAAAAATGCACTTGGACTTTATGAATCCTGTGGATTTGAAGAAATTTCTGTAATGGATTATTATGTAGTATATTAA
- a CDS encoding helix-turn-helix domain-containing protein has translation MRKEYISYINDLPISISLENIKDYPIHWHNSIEIIFVLEGTINVLIESENYEVYAHELEIINCDEPHRIYSNEKNKVLIFHLDFTFFEKYYDDMKNIYFYTNSSKEGAQHEEKYDILRQYLSILACEVIQKSENFDDHIDAVLVKLLFHLINNFHYLTYENALKENVMQFQRYHRIIKYIYNNYMNKITLQDIANQEYLSSYYLCHQIKDISGTTFKDLVNNVRVDESIKLLLDTDKTISDISLDVGFSHARYYNKSFKDYYKCTPLQFRKKYHIPEEEFDSFKKVETYDLSSSLQYLSYYLEDYDRFNYTNKIIKLQTDFAYPSTELQHKWKEKINLGQAKELIKAREQGYLRAIQDAIGFKNGIVQNLFGKEMKIYFNENVRFLNWNEVEKLLEFLMDISLVPLIILNQTFEDKSSFIKLLESFILYFANIYGIEVVKLWKFQASKDLSVEYINITREIFVKYKLQNLIEDPFNVPKAINTIYDSSYMLPYIIHNFINNNSSLLTLKAFDTVEENSILNNELFFGSPGLLTLDGIKKASYYAYYLLSKLGNEVVDQGDGYIITRQDEDIQVLLYSYSDELNTLIKLEDLSKGKGSKNITERKISLSIKNLVHDYKVIKYEIGEKVGSAYDIWLRMGKPKRLGYDEWKILTKISAPNISLSFAKKTAVYNNIIKIEGYGSTLIVLQEVQKHLF, from the coding sequence ATGAGAAAAGAATATATAAGTTATATAAACGATTTACCTATAAGCATTTCCCTTGAGAATATAAAGGATTATCCAATCCATTGGCATAATTCTATAGAAATAATCTTTGTGCTTGAGGGCACTATTAATGTACTTATAGAATCAGAGAATTATGAAGTATACGCACATGAGCTTGAAATCATAAATTGTGATGAACCCCATAGAATTTATTCAAATGAGAAAAATAAGGTTTTAATTTTTCACTTGGATTTTACATTTTTTGAAAAGTATTATGATGATATGAAAAATATTTATTTTTATACGAACTCTAGTAAAGAAGGTGCACAACATGAAGAAAAATATGATATTTTAAGGCAATACTTATCTATACTAGCTTGCGAGGTAATACAAAAAAGTGAAAACTTTGACGATCATATAGATGCTGTTTTAGTAAAATTATTATTCCATTTAATAAATAACTTTCACTATCTTACTTATGAGAACGCTTTAAAAGAAAATGTAATGCAATTTCAGAGGTATCATAGAATCATCAAGTACATATATAATAACTACATGAATAAAATTACTTTACAGGATATAGCTAATCAAGAATACTTAAGTTCTTACTATTTATGTCATCAAATAAAAGACATCTCTGGAACAACTTTTAAAGATTTAGTAAATAATGTTCGAGTAGATGAATCTATTAAACTACTATTAGATACTGATAAAACAATCTCAGATATTTCTTTGGATGTTGGCTTTTCTCATGCTAGGTATTATAATAAGAGCTTTAAAGATTACTACAAGTGTACTCCTCTGCAATTCAGAAAAAAATATCATATACCAGAGGAAGAATTTGATAGCTTTAAAAAAGTAGAAACTTATGATTTATCTAGCTCACTTCAGTATTTATCTTATTATTTAGAGGACTATGATAGATTTAACTATACTAACAAAATTATAAAACTCCAAACAGATTTCGCATACCCAAGCACAGAATTACAACATAAATGGAAGGAAAAAATAAATTTAGGACAAGCAAAAGAACTTATTAAAGCACGGGAACAAGGATATTTAAGAGCTATTCAAGATGCTATAGGTTTTAAAAATGGTATAGTTCAAAACCTATTTGGAAAAGAAATGAAAATATATTTCAATGAGAATGTAAGGTTTTTAAACTGGAATGAAGTTGAAAAACTTTTAGAATTCTTAATGGATATATCCCTTGTACCATTAATAATTTTGAATCAGACTTTTGAAGATAAAAGTTCTTTCATAAAACTTTTAGAAAGCTTTATACTATATTTTGCTAATATATATGGAATTGAGGTAGTAAAGCTGTGGAAATTCCAAGCCTCAAAGGATTTATCTGTAGAGTACATAAATATTACTCGCGAAATTTTTGTAAAATATAAATTGCAAAATTTAATAGAGGATCCTTTTAATGTTCCTAAAGCTATAAATACTATTTATGATTCTTCCTATATGCTTCCATATATTATTCATAATTTTATTAACAACAATAGCAGTCTGCTCACCCTAAAAGCTTTTGATACCGTGGAGGAGAACTCAATTTTAAACAACGAATTGTTTTTTGGTTCACCAGGCCTACTTACTTTAGATGGTATAAAGAAAGCTTCCTACTACGCTTATTATTTATTATCAAAACTAGGAAATGAGGTTGTAGACCAAGGTGATGGATATATTATCACAAGGCAAGATGAAGATATCCAGGTCTTACTTTACAGTTACAGTGATGAACTTAATACCCTGATTAAGTTAGAGGATTTATCTAAAGGTAAGGGTAGTAAAAATATTACTGAAAGAAAAATATCATTATCCATTAAAAATTTAGTGCATGACTATAAAGTTATTAAATATGAAATTGGAGAAAAAGTTGGATCAGCTTACGATATTTGGTTACGCATGGGTAAGCCGAAAAGACTGGGTTATGATGAATGGAAAATTCTAACTAAGATTTCTGCTCCCAATATTTCTTTATCTTTTGCAAAAAAAACTGCAGTTTATAATAACATAATAAAGATTGAAGGCTATGGTTCTACCTTAATAGTTCTTCAAGAAGTACAAAAACACCTGTTTTAA
- the queE gene encoding putative 7-carboxy-7-deazaguanine synthase QueE — translation MKYKVVEKFISVNGEGPLSGQLVVFIRFAGCNLHCSYCDTTWANNENVRYDFMTPVEIYKYIKSTKIRNITLTGGEPLLQEGIIELLQTLSSDRSLHVEIETNGSVILDEFLSIENPPSFNMDYKLPSSNMEDKMTLNNFKYLSYKDTVKFVSGSRSDLQKAKFIIDKYELTSKTNVYISPVFGQIDLEEIVEFMKYNKMNGVNLQVQLHKIIWDPNKRGV, via the coding sequence ATGAAATACAAAGTAGTTGAAAAATTTATAAGTGTTAATGGAGAAGGTCCTCTGTCAGGACAACTAGTAGTATTTATAAGATTTGCAGGCTGTAATTTACATTGTAGCTATTGCGATACCACCTGGGCCAATAATGAAAATGTTCGTTATGACTTCATGACGCCTGTTGAGATATACAAATATATAAAATCTACTAAAATTAGAAATATAACCTTAACTGGTGGTGAGCCACTGCTTCAAGAAGGAATTATAGAACTATTACAAACGCTCTCTAGCGATAGATCGCTTCATGTTGAAATAGAAACTAATGGTAGTGTTATTTTAGATGAATTTTTAAGTATAGAAAATCCACCAAGCTTTAATATGGATTATAAATTACCTTCAAGTAATATGGAAGATAAAATGACTTTAAATAACTTTAAATATTTAAGTTATAAAGATACAGTTAAATTTGTATCTGGCAGCAGGTCAGATTTACAAAAGGCCAAATTTATAATAGATAAATATGAGCTAACTAGCAAAACAAATGTATATATTAGTCCAGTATTCGGACAAATTGACCTAGAAGAGATTGTAGAATTTATGAAGTATAATAAAATGAATGGTGTTAATCTTCAAGTACAACTTCATAAAATCATTTGGGATCCAAATAAGAGAGGTGTGTAA
- a CDS encoding acyl-CoA dehydratase activase, whose protein sequence is MRVLGIDLGSREVKIVLMENNKIIQKAKVSTMSFYRNYCDFDGKIIVNLDKLDIRQIDKAVSTGYGRNNIDLLLFTPINEIKAHVYGGLYQTGLKDFILLDVGGQDVKVVKVEKGITTDLELNEKCAASCGRYLENMANVLEISLDDMSVNYENPIELNSTCAVFSESELIGKIAEGVSIENLCSSVNYSLYKRLQPLLSRFKGKKLILTGGVANNTALKKYLKEDYEEIVSIEHPQFNGAIGCCYYGDKFL, encoded by the coding sequence ATGCGAGTGTTAGGAATTGACCTTGGAAGCCGCGAGGTTAAAATTGTTTTAATGGAAAATAATAAGATAATACAGAAGGCTAAAGTAAGTACCATGAGCTTTTACAGAAATTACTGCGACTTTGATGGTAAGATTATTGTTAATTTAGATAAGCTTGATATTAGGCAAATTGATAAGGCAGTATCTACAGGCTACGGAAGAAATAATATTGACTTATTGTTATTCACACCAATAAATGAGATAAAAGCCCACGTGTATGGGGGGCTCTATCAAACTGGCTTAAAAGATTTTATACTTTTAGATGTAGGTGGCCAAGATGTTAAGGTTGTAAAAGTAGAAAAAGGCATCACCACTGACCTAGAGCTTAATGAAAAATGTGCTGCTTCCTGTGGTAGATATTTAGAGAATATGGCAAATGTACTTGAAATATCTCTTGATGACATGAGTGTGAATTATGAAAATCCTATAGAACTTAATTCAACATGTGCTGTGTTTTCTGAGTCAGAGTTAATTGGAAAAATAGCTGAAGGTGTAAGTATAGAAAACTTATGTTCCAGTGTTAACTATTCTCTATACAAGAGACTTCAACCTCTTTTAAGTAGATTTAAAGGTAAAAAATTAATTTTAACTGGTGGTGTTGCTAATAATACCGCACTAAAAAAATATTTAAAAGAAGATTATGAAGAGATAGTATCAATTGAGCATCCACAATTTAATGGAGCCATTGGATGTTGCTATTATGGAGATAAGTTTTTATAA
- the queC gene encoding 7-cyano-7-deazaguanine synthase QueC, with amino-acid sequence MNREKAVVVFSGGQDSTTCLFWALARYKEVIAVSFDYGQKHILELECAKDICKKHGVEHHFLDLNLLNQLAPNSLTRKDIEVDTSAPKDSVPNSFVDGRNLLFLSFVAVFAKQRGISNIITGVSQSDFSGYPDCRDVFIKSLNVTLNLAMGYDFVIETPLMWINKAETWKMAYDLGVLDIVKEDTLTCYNGIKGNGCGDCPSCKLRKNGYLEFKEKNL; translated from the coding sequence ATGAATAGAGAAAAAGCAGTAGTAGTATTCAGTGGCGGACAAGATAGCACAACTTGTTTATTTTGGGCGCTGGCGAGATATAAAGAAGTTATAGCTGTATCTTTTGATTACGGTCAAAAACATATATTAGAACTCGAATGTGCAAAGGATATATGTAAAAAGCACGGCGTTGAGCATCATTTTTTAGACTTAAACCTATTAAACCAACTAGCACCAAATTCATTAACAAGAAAAGATATAGAGGTGGACACGTCAGCACCTAAAGATAGTGTACCTAATTCCTTCGTAGATGGAAGAAACTTATTATTCTTAAGTTTTGTAGCTGTGTTTGCAAAGCAAAGAGGTATAAGCAATATTATAACTGGTGTATCTCAAAGTGATTTTAGTGGATACCCAGATTGTAGAGATGTATTTATAAAATCTCTAAATGTTACCTTAAACTTAGCTATGGGTTATGATTTTGTAATTGAAACACCTTTAATGTGGATTAACAAGGCAGAAACTTGGAAAATGGCTTATGATTTAGGTGTACTTGATATAGTTAAAGAGGATACTTTAACTTGTTATAATGGAATAAAAGGTAATGGTTGTGGAGACTGCCCCTCTTGTAAACTAAGAAAAAATGGATATTTAGAATTCAAAGAAAAAAATCTATAA
- a CDS encoding MerR family transcriptional regulator gives MSYKIKEVADMVGVSVRTLHHYDQVGILKPDSVTTAGYRLYTEMDIERLQQVLFFKELDFTLQEIKEILDNPGFDRKHALMTHKELLIEKKKRLDKIIKSVNKTIDSIEGGTDMNKKEMFEGFDMTGIEAHKEKYAEETKQKYGNSDEYKESVKKTSKYTKDDWARINTTSGQIYKKIVDNMDKGVEHSEVQKAVGELRQQITDNFYNCTIEIFRGLGDLYVCDERFTANIDKYKEGLAKFLSEAMYYYCDKAKKGVTHLESSK, from the coding sequence ATGTCCTACAAAATAAAAGAAGTAGCTGACATGGTTGGAGTAAGCGTACGTACACTTCATCATTATGATCAAGTAGGTATTCTAAAGCCAGATTCTGTAACAACAGCAGGATACAGACTTTACACTGAGATGGACATTGAAAGATTACAGCAAGTTTTATTTTTTAAAGAACTGGATTTTACTTTGCAAGAAATAAAAGAAATTTTAGATAATCCAGGTTTTGATAGAAAACATGCGTTAATGACACATAAAGAGCTACTGATAGAAAAAAAGAAGAGACTTGATAAGATAATAAAATCTGTAAATAAAACTATAGATTCCATTGAAGGGGGAACAGATATGAATAAGAAGGAAATGTTTGAGGGATTTGATATGACTGGAATAGAGGCACATAAAGAAAAATATGCAGAGGAAACAAAGCAAAAATATGGTAACTCTGATGAATACAAGGAAAGCGTGAAAAAAACCTCAAAGTACACAAAAGATGATTGGGCCAGAATCAATACAACAAGTGGACAAATTTACAAGAAAATCGTAGATAATATGGATAAAGGTGTAGAACATTCAGAAGTTCAAAAGGCAGTAGGCGAGCTAAGACAGCAAATTACAGATAACTTCTACAATTGTACTATAGAAATATTTAGAGGACTTGGAGATTTATATGTTTGTGATGAACGATTTACAGCTAATATTGATAAGTATAAAGAAGGTCTAGCTAAGTTCTTAAGTGAGGCAATGTATTACTAT
- the folE gene encoding GTP cyclohydrolase I FolE produces MAIDTKAIEEHIKGILIAIGDDPSREGLKDTPTRVAKMYEEVFAGMRYSNDEISKMFNTTFVDDLIVEEGSRDMVIMKDIQIFSHCEHHLALMYDMKVTVAYVPTKKIIGLSKIARIADMVGRRLQLQERIGTDIAEIMQMVTNSRDVAVIIEGEHACMTTRGVKKPGTKTLSTTFRGRFNTDVILNNKLMMLYSK; encoded by the coding sequence ATGGCAATTGATACGAAAGCAATTGAAGAACATATAAAAGGTATTTTAATAGCAATAGGTGATGATCCTTCAAGGGAAGGCCTTAAAGATACCCCAACCCGTGTAGCTAAAATGTACGAAGAAGTATTCGCTGGCATGCGATATAGCAATGATGAAATTTCAAAAATGTTTAATACAACATTTGTTGATGATTTAATAGTTGAAGAAGGGTCTCGTGATATGGTAATAATGAAGGATATCCAAATCTTTAGTCATTGCGAACATCATTTAGCTTTAATGTATGATATGAAAGTTACAGTTGCATATGTTCCTACCAAAAAAATTATTGGTTTAAGTAAAATTGCAAGAATAGCTGATATGGTAGGTCGCAGATTACAGCTTCAAGAAAGAATAGGTACAGACATAGCTGAGATTATGCAGATGGTTACTAACTCACGCGATGTGGCTGTTATTATAGAAGGTGAGCATGCCTGCATGACGACCCGTGGAGTAAAAAAGCCAGGCACTAAAACATTGTCAACTACTTTTAGGGGAAGATTTAATACTGATGTGATTTTAAATAATAAATTGATGATGCTTTATAGTAAATAA
- a CDS encoding DUF2651 family protein, translating into MLSVTFTVFNSSFLIWCFVYTLISFFGTLIGDLIIISRNELVNKRKNL; encoded by the coding sequence TTGTTGAGTGTAACCTTTACTGTATTTAATTCAAGTTTTCTAATTTGGTGTTTTGTATACACCCTTATTTCTTTTTTTGGAACACTTATAGGAGATTTAATCATTATATCTAGGAATGAGTTGGTTAACAAAAGAAAAAATCTATAA
- a CDS encoding DUF1846 domain-containing protein codes for MKIGFDQKKYLEEQSKYILERVNNYDKLYLEFGGKLFNDLHAKRVLPGFDENAKIKLLHKLKEKVEVIICVYAGDIERNKIRGDFGITYDVDVLRLIDDLREYDLDVNSVVITRYDGQPATTIFINKLERRGIKVYKHRATKGYPTDVDAIVSDEGYGKNPYIETTKSIVVVTAPGPGSGKLATCLSQLYHEHKQGRAAGYSKFETFPVWNIPLKHPLNIAYEAATADLNDVNMLDSFHFDAYDKISVNYNRDIETFPVLRRIIERITNEEAVYKSPTDMGVNRVGFGIIDDTVIKEASRQEIIRRYFKTGCEYKKGYIDKETFERVKLLMEELNLKQQDRKVVIPARERSSALKQCSSKNETCPAMAMELNDGTIVTSKSSSVMDATAAIILNAVKYFANINDEIHLISPVILEPIINLKSKTLGSKKPALDCENVLIALSICAATNPTAKVAMDKLVMLKGCQAHSTTIISTNDEQTFRKLGIDITCDAEYATESLYYNN; via the coding sequence ATGAAAATAGGATTTGATCAGAAAAAATATTTAGAAGAACAATCAAAATATATTTTAGAAAGAGTTAATAATTACGATAAATTATATTTAGAATTTGGGGGGAAACTTTTCAATGACCTTCATGCAAAAAGAGTTTTACCAGGATTTGATGAAAATGCAAAGATTAAGTTACTACATAAATTAAAAGAAAAAGTTGAAGTCATTATTTGTGTATATGCAGGAGATATCGAGCGAAACAAAATTAGAGGGGATTTCGGTATTACATATGATGTTGATGTTTTAAGATTAATTGATGATTTACGTGAATATGATCTTGATGTAAATAGTGTTGTAATAACCAGATATGATGGGCAACCAGCAACTACGATTTTTATAAATAAGCTAGAGCGTAGAGGAATAAAAGTATACAAACATAGGGCAACCAAAGGATATCCTACAGATGTAGATGCAATTGTAAGTGATGAGGGATATGGCAAAAATCCATATATTGAAACAACAAAATCTATTGTAGTTGTAACAGCACCAGGGCCAGGAAGTGGCAAGTTAGCTACTTGCCTTAGTCAGCTTTATCATGAACATAAGCAAGGCAGAGCAGCCGGTTATTCAAAGTTTGAAACCTTTCCAGTATGGAATATTCCTTTAAAGCATCCTTTAAATATAGCCTATGAAGCTGCAACAGCGGATCTTAACGATGTAAATATGCTGGATTCATTCCACTTTGATGCTTATGATAAAATATCCGTAAACTATAATCGCGATATTGAAACTTTCCCTGTACTTAGGCGAATTATAGAAAGGATAACAAATGAAGAAGCTGTTTATAAATCTCCAACAGATATGGGAGTTAACAGAGTAGGCTTTGGAATTATTGACGATACGGTTATTAAAGAAGCATCTAGACAAGAGATAATAAGAAGGTATTTCAAAACAGGATGTGAGTATAAAAAAGGTTACATAGATAAAGAAACCTTCGAGCGGGTAAAGCTTCTTATGGAAGAGCTTAATTTAAAACAGCAAGATAGGAAAGTTGTTATTCCTGCAAGAGAACGCTCGTCGGCTTTAAAACAATGTTCGAGTAAAAATGAAACTTGCCCAGCAATGGCAATGGAGCTTAATGATGGAACAATAGTAACTAGTAAAAGTTCATCTGTAATGGATGCAACAGCTGCCATAATTTTAAATGCTGTTAAATATTTTGCAAATATAAATGACGAGATTCACCTTATTTCTCCAGTTATACTTGAGCCAATTATAAATCTAAAATCAAAAACATTAGGTAGTAAGAAACCAGCTTTAGATTGTGAAAATGTGTTAATTGCCCTTAGTATATGTGCTGCTACAAATCCAACAGCAAAGGTAGCCATGGATAAATTAGTAATGCTAAAAGGATGTCAAGCTCACTCAACTACAATTATAAGTACAAATGATGAGCAAACTTTTAGAAAACTTGGCATAGATATAACCTGTGATGCAGAATATGCAACTGAGAGTCTTTACTATAACAATTAG